Proteins encoded within one genomic window of Thermus oshimai DSM 12092:
- a CDS encoding response regulator has translation MARILLIEDEPLVAHTLRRHLERAGHQVVWAPSGERGLALLGEGFQLVVCDLVMPGLSGLEVIRRIREAGGPPVLALSASVSAQSQEEALRAGARAFLGKPFEAQGLLALVDRLLGEGQA, from the coding sequence ATGGCCCGGATCCTCCTCATTGAGGACGAACCCCTGGTGGCCCACACCCTGCGCCGCCACCTGGAGCGGGCAGGGCACCAGGTGGTCTGGGCCCCCTCCGGCGAAAGGGGGCTGGCCCTTTTGGGGGAGGGGTTCCAGCTGGTGGTCTGCGACCTGGTCATGCCCGGGCTTTCCGGCCTCGAGGTCATCCGGAGGATCAGGGAGGCGGGGGGCCCCCCGGTCCTGGCCCTTTCCGCCAGCGTCTCCGCCCAAAGCCAAGAGGAGGCCCTGCGGGCGGGGGCCCGGGCCTTTTTGGGCAAGCCTTTTGAGGCCCAGGGTCTTCTGGCCCTGGTGGACCGCCTGCTGGGGGAAGGCCAGGCGTGA
- a CDS encoding cation-translocating P-type ATPase, whose protein sequence is MRGLTQQEAERRLKAVGPNALPERPPEPLWRKFLRQFQSPLIYILLFALLLEGGLWLWEGGQGVPLEALAILAILLLNALLGVWQEKRSEEALRRLKALAQPLVWVLRDGAFRRLPSALLVPGDVVRLEAGDRIPADGRFLEAHGVLLDESVLTGESVPLEKGAGEEALAGTLLVRGRALLEVTRTGPQSAMGRIAGLLSEMEEEKTPLERRLEAFGRRVARLVLLLAFLLVLLGALAEGFSLKILLFAVALAVAAVPEGLPAILAVALALGVERMARRKAVVRRLSAVEALGSVTLIATDKTGTLTENRMEVQGVHFPEGFPKPPEELVLLAMVLPNDADLDTGAGDPLELGLLRYAAGRVDVKALRQAHPRLSERPFDSAWKYMRVTTPKGSFLKGAPEALIPRLALDGEGQARLLEEAEALAEEGYRLLALAYGEGEREEGLTFLGFVLLLDPPRPEVPEAVRRVREAGVRVVMVTGDHPATALAIARKVGLGVRRVATGAEIPRLSREELLEVDLFARVAPEDKLRIVEAYQEAGHVVAMTGDGVNDAPALKRADVGVAMGQRGSDVSREVADLVLLDDNFATIVAAIEEGRNIFENIQKFLRFLFSTNLSELLVVSLGLVFAALLGLRDPEGHLLLPLTAVQILWINLVTDGLPALALALDRNPGVLLRPPRPKEAPLLDSLSLRFILLTGSLKALVALGLLALLPLFLGLEGARGAVFHYMAIGQLFFAFPARHTHLHPLPNPWLSGAVALGVLLQLGIAFFLPQAFETPLLPPLALGGVVLAALFTWLLAEGVDRVIWRKEAA, encoded by the coding sequence GTGAGGGGTCTTACCCAGCAAGAGGCTGAACGGCGCCTTAAGGCGGTGGGCCCCAACGCCCTCCCCGAAAGGCCCCCCGAGCCCCTCTGGCGGAAGTTCCTCCGCCAGTTCCAAAGCCCCCTCATCTACATCCTCCTCTTCGCCCTCCTCCTGGAGGGGGGGCTGTGGCTTTGGGAAGGGGGCCAGGGGGTTCCCCTGGAGGCCTTGGCCATCCTGGCCATCCTCCTCCTGAACGCCCTTCTCGGGGTGTGGCAGGAGAAGCGCTCGGAAGAGGCCCTGCGCCGCCTCAAGGCCCTGGCCCAGCCCCTGGTCTGGGTCCTGCGGGACGGGGCCTTCCGCCGCCTGCCCAGCGCCCTCCTCGTCCCCGGGGACGTGGTGCGTCTGGAGGCGGGGGACCGGATTCCCGCGGACGGCCGCTTCCTGGAGGCCCATGGGGTCCTGCTGGACGAAAGCGTCCTCACCGGGGAAAGCGTCCCCCTGGAGAAGGGGGCGGGGGAGGAGGCCCTGGCGGGAACCCTTCTGGTCCGGGGCCGGGCCCTTCTGGAGGTCACCCGCACCGGCCCCCAGAGCGCCATGGGCCGCATCGCCGGCCTCCTTTCGGAGATGGAGGAGGAGAAGACCCCTTTAGAAAGGCGCCTCGAGGCCTTCGGCCGCCGGGTGGCCCGGCTGGTCCTCCTCCTCGCCTTCCTCCTGGTCCTCCTGGGGGCTTTGGCCGAGGGGTTTTCCCTGAAGATCCTCCTCTTCGCCGTGGCCCTGGCGGTGGCCGCGGTCCCCGAGGGCCTGCCCGCCATCCTGGCCGTGGCCCTGGCCCTGGGGGTGGAGCGCATGGCGCGAAGGAAGGCGGTGGTGCGCCGCCTTTCCGCGGTGGAGGCCCTGGGGAGCGTAACCCTCATCGCCACGGACAAGACGGGCACCCTCACGGAAAACCGCATGGAGGTCCAGGGGGTGCACTTCCCCGAAGGCTTCCCCAAGCCCCCAGAAGAGCTCGTCCTCCTGGCCATGGTCCTCCCCAACGACGCGGACCTGGACACGGGGGCCGGGGACCCCTTGGAGCTGGGCCTCCTCCGCTACGCCGCGGGGAGGGTGGACGTGAAGGCCCTGCGCCAAGCCCACCCCCGCCTTTCCGAGCGTCCCTTTGACAGCGCCTGGAAGTACATGCGGGTGACCACCCCCAAGGGGAGCTTCCTCAAGGGGGCCCCCGAGGCCCTCATCCCCCGCCTGGCCCTGGACGGGGAGGGCCAGGCCCGCCTGTTGGAGGAGGCCGAGGCCTTGGCGGAAGAGGGCTACCGCCTCCTGGCCCTGGCCTACGGGGAGGGGGAGCGGGAGGAAGGCCTCACCTTCTTGGGCTTCGTCCTCCTCCTGGACCCGCCCCGTCCTGAGGTGCCCGAGGCGGTGCGCCGGGTGCGGGAGGCGGGGGTGCGGGTGGTCATGGTCACCGGGGACCACCCGGCCACCGCCTTGGCCATCGCCAGGAAGGTGGGCCTAGGGGTCCGCCGGGTGGCCACGGGGGCGGAGATCCCCCGCTTGAGCCGGGAGGAGCTTCTGGAGGTGGACCTCTTCGCCCGGGTGGCCCCCGAGGACAAGCTCCGCATCGTGGAGGCCTACCAGGAGGCGGGGCACGTGGTGGCCATGACCGGGGACGGGGTGAACGACGCCCCGGCCCTCAAGCGGGCGGACGTGGGGGTGGCCATGGGCCAGCGGGGCTCGGACGTCTCCCGGGAGGTGGCGGACCTGGTCCTTCTGGACGACAACTTCGCCACCATCGTGGCCGCCATAGAGGAGGGGCGGAACATCTTTGAGAACATCCAGAAGTTCCTGCGCTTCCTCTTCTCCACCAACCTCTCGGAGCTTTTGGTGGTTTCCCTGGGCCTGGTCTTCGCCGCCCTCCTCGGCCTGAGGGACCCGGAGGGTCACCTCCTCCTTCCCCTCACCGCGGTGCAGATCCTCTGGATCAACCTGGTCACCGACGGCCTCCCCGCCCTGGCCCTGGCCCTGGACCGGAACCCCGGGGTCCTCCTCCGCCCTCCCAGGCCCAAGGAGGCCCCCCTCCTGGACTCCTTGAGCCTCCGCTTCATCCTCCTCACGGGAAGCCTGAAGGCCCTGGTGGCCCTGGGGCTTCTCGCCCTCCTGCCCCTCTTCCTGGGCCTCGAGGGCGCCCGGGGGGCGGTCTTCCACTACATGGCCATCGGCCAGCTCTTCTTCGCCTTCCCCGCCCGCCACACCCACCTCCACCCCCTGCCCAACCCCTGGCTCTCCGGGGCGGTGGCCCTGGGGGTCCTCCTCCAGCTTGGGATCGCGTTTTTCCTGCCCCAGGCCTTTGAAACCCCCCTCTTGCCCCCCCTGGCCTTGGGGGGGGTGGTGCTGGCCGCGCTGTTCACCTGGCTCCTGGCGGAGGGGGTGGATCGGGTAATCTGGCGAAAGGAGGCGGCATGA
- a CDS encoding universal stress protein yields the protein MYRTLLLPTDGSEAAERSLREGLDLAQALRAQVSLVYVLEPLRPNLLLGRETVPYYEQLLEDLRQEGLRALDRATRLAQERGVEFSAHLLEGRPAEVILRLAEDHDLVVMATHGRTGLDRLLLGSVTLEVVRKSPKPVLVVPYRRA from the coding sequence ATGTACCGCACCCTGCTTTTACCCACGGACGGCTCCGAAGCCGCGGAAAGGAGCCTTCGGGAGGGCCTGGACCTGGCCCAGGCCCTGCGGGCCCAGGTGAGCCTGGTCTACGTCCTGGAACCCCTAAGGCCAAACCTCCTTCTGGGGCGGGAGACCGTCCCCTATTACGAACAGCTCCTGGAGGACCTCCGGCAGGAGGGGCTACGGGCCCTGGACCGGGCCACCCGGCTGGCCCAGGAGCGGGGGGTGGAGTTCAGCGCCCACCTCCTGGAAGGCCGCCCCGCGGAGGTGATCCTGAGGCTGGCGGAGGACCACGACCTCGTCGTCATGGCCACCCACGGCCGCACGGGGCTGGACCGGCTCCTTCTGGGAAGCGTCACCTTGGAGGTGGTGCGCAAAAGCCCCAAGCCCGTCCTGGTGGTGCCCTACCGCAGGGCGTAA
- a CDS encoding ribonuclease J — protein sequence MEKERKPRRRRRRKPGETPAPSPQDALEIIPLGGMGEIGKNITAFRYRDEIFVLDGGLAFPEEGMPGVDLLIPRVDYLVQHRHLIKAWVLTHGHEDHIGGLPYLLPMVFGKGSEVPIYGARLTLGLLKGKLEEAGLRPGSFNLKEVSPDDRIQVGRYFTLDLFRMTHSIPDNSGLVIRTPIGTIVHTGDFKLDPTPIDGKVSHLAKVAQAGAEGVLLLIADSTNAERPGYTPSEMEIAKELDRAIGRAPGRVFVTTFASHIHRIQAVIWAAEKYGRKVAMEGRSMLKFSRIAMQLGYLQVKDRLYTLEEVKDLPDHQVLILATGSQGQPMSVLHRLAFEGHAKMAIKPGDTVILSSSPIPGNEEAVNRVINRLYALGAYVLYPPTYKVHASGHASQEELKLILNLTTPRFFLPWHGEVRHQTNFKWLAEGMSRPPEKTLIGENGAVYRLTPDSFEKVGTVPSGVLYVDGLGVGDITEEILADRRHMAEEGMVFITGLLSPSPTVEVVSRGFVKAGERVLGEVKKLALEALHRGFREKRPLERIRDDITYPVKKLLKKATGRDPLVLTVVLEGVAAGEVQEALR from the coding sequence ATGGAAAAAGAACGGAAACCGCGCAGGAGAAGGCGGCGCAAGCCCGGGGAAACCCCGGCCCCAAGCCCCCAGGACGCCCTGGAGATCATCCCCTTAGGGGGGATGGGGGAGATCGGCAAGAACATCACCGCCTTCCGCTACCGGGACGAGATCTTCGTCCTGGATGGGGGGCTGGCCTTCCCCGAGGAGGGGATGCCCGGGGTGGACCTCCTCATCCCCCGGGTGGACTACCTGGTCCAGCACCGCCACCTCATCAAGGCCTGGGTGCTCACACACGGCCACGAGGACCACATCGGGGGCCTGCCCTACCTCCTGCCCATGGTCTTCGGCAAGGGGTCGGAGGTGCCCATTTACGGGGCCAGGCTCACCCTGGGGCTTTTGAAGGGCAAGCTGGAGGAGGCGGGGCTCAGGCCGGGAAGCTTCAACCTCAAGGAGGTCTCCCCCGACGACCGCATCCAGGTGGGCCGGTACTTCACCCTGGACCTCTTCCGCATGACCCACTCCATCCCCGACAACTCGGGGCTGGTGATCCGCACCCCCATCGGCACCATCGTCCACACCGGGGACTTTAAGCTGGACCCCACCCCCATTGACGGGAAGGTCTCCCACCTGGCCAAGGTGGCCCAGGCGGGGGCGGAAGGGGTTTTGCTCCTCATCGCCGACTCCACCAACGCCGAGCGCCCGGGCTACACCCCGAGCGAGATGGAGATCGCCAAGGAGCTGGACCGGGCCATCGGCCGGGCCCCGGGCCGGGTCTTCGTCACCACCTTCGCCAGCCACATCCACCGCATCCAGGCGGTGATCTGGGCGGCGGAGAAGTACGGGCGCAAGGTGGCCATGGAGGGCCGGAGCATGCTCAAGTTCAGCCGCATCGCCATGCAGCTGGGCTACCTCCAGGTGAAGGACCGGCTCTATACCCTGGAGGAGGTGAAGGACCTCCCCGACCACCAGGTCCTCATCCTGGCCACCGGGAGCCAGGGCCAGCCCATGTCCGTCCTCCACCGCCTGGCCTTTGAGGGCCACGCCAAGATGGCCATCAAGCCCGGGGACACGGTGATCCTCTCCTCCAGCCCCATCCCCGGCAACGAGGAGGCGGTGAACCGGGTCATCAACCGCCTCTACGCCCTGGGGGCCTACGTCCTCTACCCCCCCACCTACAAGGTCCACGCCTCGGGCCACGCCTCCCAGGAGGAGCTCAAGCTCATCCTGAACCTCACCACCCCCCGCTTCTTCCTCCCCTGGCACGGGGAGGTGCGCCACCAGACCAACTTCAAGTGGCTGGCGGAGGGGATGAGCCGCCCCCCGGAGAAAACCCTCATCGGGGAAAACGGCGCGGTCTACCGCCTCACCCCAGACAGCTTTGAGAAGGTGGGGACGGTGCCCTCCGGGGTTCTCTACGTGGACGGGCTCGGCGTGGGGGACATCACCGAGGAGATCCTGGCCGACCGGCGGCACATGGCCGAGGAGGGCATGGTGTTCATCACCGGCCTCCTCTCCCCCAGCCCCACGGTGGAGGTGGTGTCCCGGGGGTTCGTGAAGGCCGGGGAGCGGGTTTTGGGGGAGGTGAAGAAGCTGGCCCTCGAGGCCCTCCACCGGGGCTTTAGGGAAAAAAGGCCTCTTGAGCGCATCCGGGACGACATCACCTACCCCGTGAAGAAGCTCCTGAAGAAGGCCACGGGGCGGGACCCCCTGGTCCTCACCGTGGTCCTGGAGGGTGTGGCCGCGGGGGAGGTCCAGGAGGCCCTAAGGTAG
- the pnp gene encoding polyribonucleotide nucleotidyltransferase: MPEATPNTPQAHRFQTEVGGRLLVLETGKYAKQASGSVLVRYADTVVLATAQASEEPIQADFLPLTVEFEERHYAVGKIPGSFMRREGRPGEKAILSARMTDRPIRPLFPKGFRHEVQIIVTVLSADQKNPPDILGPIAASAALLLSDIPWQGPIAAVRVGLIGGSFVLNPTLQELEESALDLVVAGSREAILMVEAGAGEVDEETMVQALEFAHRAMGPILDLQEAMAKALGKPKMAWTPPETLGEEEKEALYRLALERGLSAVLQTASKGERSRALEAFREALILEALPKGEDGAPLEEKKPLYESAFEEIVRKELRRLVLEEGRRADGRGPKDLRPIWIEVDVLPRAHGSAVFTRGETQVLGTVTLGTGRDEQIIDDLGIDETDPFLVHYNFPPFSTGEVKRLRGVSRREVGHGNLAKRALRAVLPKEEDFPYTIRVVGDVLESNGSSSMATVCAGCLALMDAGVPIRRPVAGVAMGLVWEGDRAVILTDILGLEDALGDMDFKVAGTREGITALQMDNKVGGLPREVLKEALLQAREARLKILDLMEQVLPAPRPELKPFAPRILSLKVPVDKIGLVIGPGGKNVRALEELGVEVDIEEDGTVRIYSSDMAAAEKAKAQIEALTREAKVGEIYEGTVTKITPFGAFISLFPGTEGLLHISQVAPGRVERVEDHLKVGDVIKVKVHRIDEKGKIDLIRPELEGKIPPRRRS; this comes from the coding sequence ATGCCCGAAGCCACACCCAATACCCCCCAGGCCCACCGGTTCCAGACGGAGGTGGGCGGCCGGCTCCTGGTCCTGGAAACCGGCAAGTACGCCAAGCAGGCCTCAGGGTCGGTTCTGGTGCGCTACGCGGACACCGTGGTCCTGGCCACGGCCCAGGCCTCGGAGGAGCCCATCCAGGCGGACTTCCTCCCCCTCACCGTGGAGTTTGAGGAGCGGCACTACGCCGTGGGCAAGATCCCGGGGAGCTTCATGCGCCGGGAGGGCCGCCCCGGGGAGAAGGCCATCCTCTCCGCCCGGATGACGGACCGGCCCATCCGCCCCCTCTTCCCCAAAGGCTTCCGCCACGAGGTCCAGATCATCGTCACCGTGCTCTCCGCGGACCAGAAGAACCCCCCGGACATCCTGGGCCCCATCGCGGCCAGCGCGGCCCTCCTGCTTTCGGACATCCCCTGGCAGGGCCCCATCGCCGCGGTGCGGGTGGGGCTCATCGGGGGGAGCTTCGTCCTAAACCCCACCCTGCAGGAGCTGGAGGAAAGCGCCCTGGACCTGGTGGTGGCGGGAAGCCGCGAGGCCATCCTCATGGTGGAGGCCGGGGCGGGAGAGGTGGACGAGGAGACCATGGTCCAGGCCCTAGAGTTCGCCCATCGGGCCATGGGGCCCATCCTGGACCTGCAGGAGGCCATGGCCAAGGCCCTGGGCAAGCCCAAGATGGCCTGGACCCCCCCCGAGACCCTGGGGGAGGAGGAGAAGGAGGCCCTCTACCGCCTGGCCCTGGAGCGGGGGCTTTCCGCCGTGCTCCAGACCGCGAGCAAAGGGGAGCGCAGCCGGGCCCTCGAGGCCTTCCGGGAGGCCCTCATCCTGGAGGCCCTCCCCAAGGGGGAGGACGGCGCCCCCTTGGAGGAGAAGAAACCCCTCTACGAGAGCGCCTTTGAGGAGATCGTCCGCAAGGAGCTGAGGCGCTTGGTGCTGGAGGAGGGCAGGCGGGCGGACGGCCGGGGGCCCAAGGACTTAAGGCCCATCTGGATCGAGGTGGACGTCCTGCCCCGGGCCCACGGTTCCGCGGTCTTCACCCGGGGGGAGACCCAGGTCCTAGGCACGGTCACCCTGGGCACGGGCCGGGACGAGCAGATCATCGACGACCTGGGCATTGACGAGACCGACCCCTTCCTGGTCCACTACAACTTCCCCCCCTTCTCCACCGGGGAGGTGAAGCGCCTTCGGGGGGTCTCGAGGCGGGAGGTGGGCCACGGCAACCTGGCCAAGCGGGCCCTACGGGCCGTCCTCCCCAAGGAGGAGGACTTCCCCTACACCATCCGGGTGGTGGGGGACGTGCTGGAGTCCAACGGCTCCAGCTCCATGGCCACGGTCTGCGCGGGCTGCCTGGCCCTCATGGACGCCGGGGTGCCCATCCGCCGCCCCGTGGCCGGGGTGGCCATGGGCCTCGTATGGGAAGGGGACCGGGCGGTGATCCTCACGGACATCCTGGGCCTGGAGGATGCCCTGGGGGACATGGACTTCAAGGTGGCGGGCACCAGGGAGGGCATCACCGCCCTGCAGATGGACAACAAGGTGGGGGGCCTGCCCCGGGAGGTCCTTAAGGAAGCCCTCCTGCAGGCCCGGGAGGCCCGGCTCAAGATCCTGGACCTCATGGAACAGGTCCTCCCCGCCCCCCGCCCCGAGCTCAAGCCCTTCGCCCCCCGGATCCTCTCCCTCAAGGTGCCCGTGGACAAGATCGGCCTGGTCATCGGCCCCGGGGGCAAGAACGTGCGCGCCTTGGAGGAGCTTGGGGTGGAGGTGGACATCGAGGAGGACGGGACGGTCCGCATCTACTCCAGCGACATGGCCGCGGCGGAGAAGGCCAAGGCCCAGATCGAGGCCCTCACCCGGGAGGCCAAGGTGGGCGAGATCTACGAGGGCACCGTGACCAAGATCACCCCCTTCGGGGCCTTCATCAGCCTCTTCCCGGGCACGGAGGGCCTCCTCCACATCAGCCAGGTGGCCCCGGGCCGGGTGGAGCGGGTGGAGGACCACCTCAAGGTGGGGGACGTGATCAAGGTCAAGGTGCACCGCATTGACGAGAAGGGCAAGATTGACCTGATCCGCCCCGAGCTGGAAGGGAAGATCCCCCCCAGGCGGCGCTCCTAG
- the rpsO gene encoding 30S ribosomal protein S15 codes for MPISKEEKQKTIEAFARFPGDTGSTEVQIALLTLRINRLSEHLAQHKHDHHSHRGLLMLVGQRKRLLRYLRREDPERYQALVEKLGIRG; via the coding sequence ATGCCCATCAGCAAAGAGGAAAAGCAGAAGACCATCGAGGCCTTTGCCCGCTTCCCCGGGGACACGGGGAGCACCGAGGTCCAGATCGCCCTCCTCACCCTGAGGATCAACCGGCTTTCGGAGCACCTCGCCCAGCACAAGCACGACCACCACTCCCACCGGGGGCTTCTCATGCTGGTGGGGCAAAGGAAGCGGCTTCTCCGCTACCTGCGGCGGGAAGACCCCGAGCGCTACCAGGCCCTGGTTGAGAAGTTGGGGATCCGGGGGTAA
- a CDS encoding MFS transporter has product MKLPSTIWLLGLVSLLMDVASEMVYPLLPLFLVGLGAGAATVGLVEGVAEATASLFKVVGGRVSDRLGRRRPLLLLGYGLPALFRPLLALATLPGHVLLYRFLDRMGKGLRTAPRDALIAESVPQEALGRAYGLHRGLDTLGATLGPLLAFFLLPHLGLRGVFLASALPALLAFLLLFLLKERPGPPRPLPPLRLGRMGRGYRRFLLVSALFTLALSSNAFLLLRLKELGLSEGEVTLAYTLYNLGYALLAYPFGSLADRVGLRKAVALGYALYALVYLGFALAERALFGVAFLLLYALYSALFEGASRAYLATLVPKEEKASAMGLYHTLTGLLLLPASLLFGLLWQALGARAAFGVGAGLALLALLLFLVDGREKAPYPK; this is encoded by the coding sequence ATGAAGCTCCCCTCCACCATCTGGCTCCTGGGCCTGGTGAGCCTCCTCATGGACGTGGCCAGCGAGATGGTCTACCCCCTCCTCCCCCTCTTCCTGGTGGGCCTGGGGGCGGGGGCGGCCACGGTGGGCCTGGTGGAAGGGGTGGCGGAGGCCACGGCCAGCCTCTTCAAGGTGGTGGGGGGCCGGGTCTCGGACCGCCTGGGGCGGAGGCGCCCCCTCCTCCTTTTGGGCTACGGCCTGCCCGCCCTCTTCCGGCCCCTCCTGGCCCTGGCCACCCTCCCCGGGCACGTCCTCCTCTACCGGTTTCTGGACCGCATGGGCAAGGGCCTGCGCACCGCCCCCCGGGACGCCCTCATCGCGGAAAGCGTCCCCCAGGAGGCCCTGGGCCGGGCCTACGGCCTGCATCGGGGCCTGGACACCCTGGGGGCCACCTTGGGCCCGCTCTTGGCCTTTTTCCTCCTCCCCCACCTGGGCCTGAGGGGGGTGTTTTTGGCCTCCGCCCTCCCCGCCCTCCTGGCCTTCCTCCTCCTCTTTCTCTTGAAGGAGAGGCCCGGGCCCCCAAGGCCCCTTCCCCCTTTGCGCCTCGGCCGCATGGGACGGGGGTACCGGCGCTTCCTCCTGGTGTCGGCCCTTTTCACCCTGGCCCTTTCCTCCAACGCCTTTCTGCTCCTGCGCCTAAAGGAACTGGGGCTTAGCGAGGGAGAGGTGACCCTGGCCTACACCCTGTACAACCTGGGCTACGCCCTCCTGGCCTACCCCTTTGGGAGCCTGGCGGACCGGGTGGGGCTCAGGAAGGCGGTGGCCCTGGGGTACGCCCTTTACGCCCTGGTCTACCTGGGCTTCGCCCTGGCGGAACGCGCCCTCTTTGGGGTGGCCTTCCTCCTCCTTTACGCCCTCTACTCCGCCCTCTTTGAGGGGGCGAGCCGGGCCTACCTGGCCACCTTGGTGCCCAAGGAGGAAAAGGCCAGCGCCATGGGCCTCTACCACACCTTGACCGGGCTTCTCCTCCTGCCGGCAAGCCTCCTTTTTGGCCTGCTCTGGCAGGCCTTGGGGGCCCGGGCGGCCTTCGGGGTGGGGGCGGGCCTGGCCCTCCTCGCCCTCCTCCTCTTCCTGGTTGACGGAAGGGAAAAGGCCCCCTATCCTAAGTGA
- a CDS encoding b(o/a)3-type cytochrome-c oxidase subunit 1: MAARVGEMSRVYAAYPEKKATLYFLVLGFIAVIVGSLFGPFQALNYGNVDAYPLLKRLLPFVQSYYQGLTLHGVLNAIVFTQLFAQAIMVYLPARELNMRPNMGLMWLSWWMAFIGLVIAALPLLANEATVLYTFYPPLKGHWAFYLGASVFVLSTWVSIYIVLDLWRRWKAANPGRPTPLVTYMAVTFWLMWFIASIGLVLEAVLFLLPWSFGLMEGVDPLITRTLFWWTGHPIVYFWLLPAYAILYTVLPKQAGGKLISDPLARIVFLLFLLLSTPVGFHHQFADPGIDPTWKMIHSVLTMFVAVPSLITAFTLAASLEIAGRMRGGRGLLGWIKALPWDNPAFVAPVLGLLGFIPGGAGGLVNASFTLDYVVHNTAWIPGHFHLQVASLVTLTAMGSLYWLIPNLTGKPITDGQRRLGLAVVWLWFLGMMIMALGLHWAGLLNVPRRAYIAQVPDAYTHAAVPMIFNVISGIVLLVALLLFIYGLFSVLLSARRDPALAEAPVPFAEVISGPEDRRVILALDRIGFWFAVAVILVLLAYGPTLAQLFSNLNPVPGMRLW; the protein is encoded by the coding sequence ATGGCGGCGCGAGTCGGTGAAATGAGCCGCGTGTACGCGGCCTATCCGGAAAAGAAGGCCACCCTCTACTTCCTGGTCTTGGGCTTTATCGCGGTGATCGTGGGGAGCCTCTTCGGCCCCTTCCAGGCCCTGAACTACGGGAACGTGGACGCTTACCCTCTCCTTAAGCGCCTTTTGCCCTTCGTCCAGTCCTACTACCAGGGCCTGACCCTGCACGGGGTCTTGAACGCCATCGTCTTCACCCAGCTCTTCGCCCAGGCCATCATGGTCTACCTCCCCGCCCGGGAGCTCAACATGAGGCCCAACATGGGCCTCATGTGGCTCTCCTGGTGGATGGCCTTCATCGGCCTGGTCATCGCCGCCCTTCCCCTTCTCGCCAACGAGGCCACGGTGCTCTATACCTTCTACCCGCCCCTTAAGGGGCACTGGGCCTTCTACCTGGGGGCCAGCGTCTTCGTGCTCTCCACCTGGGTGAGCATCTACATCGTCCTGGACCTCTGGCGGCGCTGGAAGGCCGCAAACCCCGGCCGCCCCACGCCCCTGGTCACCTACATGGCGGTGACCTTCTGGCTCATGTGGTTCATCGCCTCCATCGGGCTCGTGCTCGAGGCGGTGCTCTTCCTCCTCCCCTGGTCCTTTGGGCTCATGGAGGGGGTGGATCCCCTCATCACCCGCACCCTCTTCTGGTGGACGGGCCACCCCATCGTCTACTTCTGGCTCCTGCCCGCCTACGCCATCCTCTACACCGTCTTGCCCAAGCAGGCGGGGGGCAAGCTCATCTCCGACCCCCTGGCCCGGATCGTCTTCCTCCTCTTCCTCCTCCTCTCCACCCCGGTGGGCTTCCACCACCAGTTCGCCGACCCCGGCATTGACCCCACCTGGAAGATGATCCACTCCGTTCTCACCATGTTCGTGGCGGTGCCGAGCCTCATCACCGCCTTCACCCTGGCCGCGAGCCTGGAGATTGCAGGCCGCATGCGGGGCGGCCGGGGGCTTCTGGGCTGGATTAAGGCCCTTCCCTGGGACAACCCCGCCTTCGTGGCCCCCGTCCTGGGCCTTTTGGGCTTCATCCCCGGCGGGGCGGGGGGCCTCGTGAACGCCAGCTTCACCCTGGACTACGTGGTGCACAACACCGCCTGGATCCCCGGCCACTTCCACCTCCAGGTGGCCAGCCTGGTCACCCTCACCGCCATGGGCTCCCTCTACTGGCTCATCCCCAACCTCACGGGCAAGCCCATCACCGATGGGCAGAGGCGGCTCGGCCTGGCGGTGGTGTGGCTCTGGTTCCTGGGGATGATGATCATGGCCCTCGGCCTCCACTGGGCGGGCCTTTTAAACGTGCCCCGCAGGGCCTACATCGCCCAGGTGCCGGACGCCTACACCCACGCCGCGGTGCCCATGATCTTTAACGTGATCAGCGGCATCGTCCTCCTGGTGGCCCTCCTCCTCTTCATCTACGGCCTTTTCAGCGTCCTCCTCTCCGCCCGGCGGGACCCCGCCCTGGCCGAGGCCCCCGTGCCCTTTGCGGAGGTGATCTCGGGACCTGAGGACCGCAGGGTCATCCTGGCCCTGGACCGCATCGGCTTCTGGTTCGCGGTGGCGGTGATCCTGGTCCTCCTGGCCTACGGGCCCACCCTGGCCCAGCTCTTCAGCAACCTGAACCCGGTACCGGGCATGCGCCTCTGGTAG
- a CDS encoding cupredoxin domain-containing protein, protein MDEHKVHKAILVYERAWIAFSVVMVLFFIALIGYTLATHTAGAIPAGKLERVDPTKVRTEGPWADPAQAVVQTGPNQYTVYVLAFAFGYQPNPIEVPKGAEIVFKITSPDVIHGFHVEGTNINVEVLPGEVSTVRYTFKRAGEYRIICNQYCGLGHQNMFGKVVVKE, encoded by the coding sequence ATGGACGAGCACAAGGTGCACAAGGCCATCCTGGTCTACGAGCGGGCCTGGATCGCGTTTTCGGTGGTGATGGTCCTGTTCTTCATCGCCCTCATCGGCTACACCCTGGCCACCCACACCGCCGGGGCCATCCCCGCAGGGAAGCTGGAGCGGGTGGACCCCACCAAGGTGCGCACGGAGGGCCCCTGGGCCGACCCGGCCCAGGCGGTGGTCCAGACCGGGCCCAACCAGTACACGGTCTACGTCCTAGCCTTCGCCTTCGGCTACCAGCCCAACCCCATTGAGGTGCCCAAGGGAGCGGAGATCGTCTTCAAGATCACCAGCCCCGACGTGATCCACGGTTTCCACGTGGAGGGCACCAACATCAACGTGGAGGTCCTGCCCGGGGAGGTGTCCACCGTGCGTTACACCTTCAAGCGGGCCGGGGAGTACCGGATCATCTGCAACCAGTACTGCGGCCTTGGCCACCAGAACATGTTCGGCAAGGTTGTGGTGAAGGAGTGA